The genomic interval GCGCCGTCCCAGTAGGTCTTTATGGCAAGCCCCGTCGGATTGTGCCGCCCACAGCCGTAACAGACGGCGATATCGTCGGGATAAAAATCCTGGATCGCTTTTTCACTCATGGCGTTTCATATCCTTTCCGCTGACGCTCCGTATCTGTGCTCCGATCAAAATGGTGTGCCTCCTCCTCTCATAGCATTCTCACGTGCGTGCGCGGGATGTCAAGGGAAAAACAAACGTGCAGGACTTTTCATCATCTCTGTAGATGTCGCATCATAAATTTTTGGGATTGACCTCTCCCCCTCATCGCAGTATAGTCATTCGATACTTCGAAAAAGTCACTCCCGTCGTGAGCGGGCTTCTTATTCGGCGGCGTGAAAAATACCAAAAACTCTCCCCCCCGGTGACGAAGGGGGACGCCGGGAAGACCGGGACCAGAAATCCAGGAGGAAACAACGTGATACTGATACTGTCAAAAGACATCACGAAGAAGCAGAAAAAACAGTTGATTGATACCCTGAAGACCGAAGACTGCATAATCCGTGAGATCGTCGGTGTGGAGGAGACGATTCTGGGACTGGTGGGGCAAATCAAGCGGGACATCAGATACTTCGAGACGCTTCCCGGCGTCTCCAAGGTGATTCCCATATCCAAGCCCTACAAGCTGGTCTCGACGGAGTTGCATCCGGAGCCGTCGGTCATCCATGTAGGAGACGTCGCCATCGGCGGAGACCGCCTTGTGGTCATCGCCGGTCCCTGCGCCGTCGAGAGCAGGGAGCGCACCCTGGAAATCGCCCGAGCGGTGAAGCGACACGGCGCCGTGCTCTTTCGCGGCGGCGCCTTCAAGCCGCGGACCTCTCCCTACTCCTTCCAGGGTCTTGAGGCCGAGGGGTTGAAGATACTGGCCGAGGTGCGGGAGGAGACCGGCATGGGGGTCGTATCCGAGATGACATCCCCCGGCCAGGCCGACCTGATGATGAAGTACGTCGACATGGTCCAGGTGGGCGCCCGGAACATGCAGAACTTCGAGCTTTTGAAATCCGTCGGCCGCATCGGCAAGCCCGTGCTCCTCAAGCGGGGGCTCTCGGCCACCATCGAGGAATGGCTCATGGCCGCCGAATACATCCTGAGTGAGGGAAACGACAACGTGATCCTGTGCGAGCGGGGCATCCGCACCTACGAGACCTATACCAGAAACACCCTGGACCTGTCGGCGATCCCGGTTACCAAAAAGCTCACCCACCTGCCGGTCATCGTCGATCCGAGCCACGCCACCGGCCTCCGGGAAAAGGTCAGCCCCATGGCCCGGGCCGCCATCGCCACCGGGGCCGACGGCCTGATTGTCGAGGTACACACAAATCCGGAGGAGGCCCTCTCCGACGGCCCCCAGAGCCTCTACCCCCAGCAGTTCGAACAGCTCATGCGGGACCTCGCGGTCATCGCGCCGGTGGTGGGAAAACAGGTGGATCTGGATTACCTGGAAAAAACCCGGTCTCTTGCCGCATTGAGGAAGAAACCGGGGGAGACAGCCGAGATCGTCTATCGCGGCGACCCAGGCACGGCGAGCTATAAGGCCTGCTCTCATTTCTTCGGCGAGGGGTCGTTTCGGGGCATCGAGACGTTTCGGGAGGTATTCGAGGCGGTGAAAAGAAAAGACGCCTCAATGGGGGTGATCCCCCTGGAAAACTCCCTGACCGGCAGCATTCATGAAAACTACGATCTGCTTTTGGAATACGATCTCTCCATCGTAGGGGAGCTGACACTCAGGATAATCCACAGTCTCATCGGCCTGCCGGGAGCAAAGACGGAAGACATACGGC from Candidatus Zymogenaceae bacterium carries:
- the aroF gene encoding 3-deoxy-7-phosphoheptulonate synthase, whose protein sequence is MILILSKDITKKQKKQLIDTLKTEDCIIREIVGVEETILGLVGQIKRDIRYFETLPGVSKVIPISKPYKLVSTELHPEPSVIHVGDVAIGGDRLVVIAGPCAVESRERTLEIARAVKRHGAVLFRGGAFKPRTSPYSFQGLEAEGLKILAEVREETGMGVVSEMTSPGQADLMMKYVDMVQVGARNMQNFELLKSVGRIGKPVLLKRGLSATIEEWLMAAEYILSEGNDNVILCERGIRTYETYTRNTLDLSAIPVTKKLTHLPVIVDPSHATGLREKVSPMARAAIATGADGLIVEVHTNPEEALSDGPQSLYPQQFEQLMRDLAVIAPVVGKQVDLDYLEKTRSLAALRKKPGETAEIVYRGDPGTASYKACSHFFGEGSFRGIETFREVFEAVKRKDASMGVIPLENSLTGSIHENYDLLLEYDLSIVGELTLRIIHSLIGLPGAKTEDIRRVYSHPQVFERCKEFLDDHPDWELVAAKDVLRGIERVKNNNNPKEAVIGSSEAADISNLVILKEGIETSPQNFTRFVVISDTEKWEGERDKSSLIFAVADKPGALFQSLRVFADQGINMVKLESRAIPHKPWRYLFYVDIELDVTDKKNKSVITLLEKNTDFLKVLGSYRKGTIL